Proteins encoded by one window of Akkermansia muciniphila ATCC BAA-835:
- the crcB gene encoding fluoride efflux transporter CrcB: MMKMLMIVGLGSFAGGVLRFLLARFVQVTSASSFPWGTAAVNLLGCFILGCLYGLFDRSLVHTETRLFLTAGLCGGFTTFSTLMNESFLLLKEGNFSAFFLYTLISFAGGLLAIGLGYLSAR, from the coding sequence ATGATGAAAATGCTGATGATAGTGGGCCTGGGAAGCTTTGCGGGCGGTGTATTGCGTTTCCTGCTGGCCCGGTTCGTCCAGGTCACTTCGGCAAGTTCGTTCCCCTGGGGCACGGCGGCAGTCAACCTGCTGGGATGTTTTATCCTGGGCTGCCTCTACGGTTTGTTCGACCGGAGCCTGGTGCATACGGAAACGCGGCTCTTTCTTACCGCAGGCCTGTGCGGCGGTTTCACCACCTTTTCCACGCTGATGAATGAATCCTTCCTGTTGTTGAAGGAAGGGAACTTCTCCGCCTTCTTCCTTTACACTCTCATCAGCTTTGCCGGGGGGCTCCTTGCCATTGGCCTGGGCTATCTGTCCGCCCGGTAA
- a CDS encoding PfkB family carbohydrate kinase has translation MSLPLLVTGTIGIDTILTPGGRADGVLGGSVSFAAVAALLFADRVDAVSIIGEDFPAHYEAALEAKGVCMKGVERKKGPSFAWTGEYFDNMNKRRTVCANDAVMLEWNVHVPEPLRNHPVLVCCCMVPAQQLKCMEQCPDAALVLSDSMDKWLRRQPELLDAVISRSHITMMNEDEAKEYAQASTVMEAGEFLLSKGAAYAVVKQGEYGATLLGRDAGGNLRIFRCPAYPLKTLVDPTGAGDTFLGALAGYLSTLPPGLPPFEEVKRGIVYGTVAASFTCESFSADALLSMTKETFRRRLEEYAEMCRLPDIRLSSASAC, from the coding sequence ATGTCCCTGCCCCTTCTCGTTACCGGAACCATCGGAATTGATACCATCCTGACTCCCGGCGGCAGGGCGGACGGCGTTCTGGGAGGTTCCGTTTCCTTTGCGGCCGTGGCCGCCCTTTTGTTTGCCGACCGCGTGGATGCCGTCAGCATCATCGGAGAGGATTTTCCCGCCCATTATGAAGCGGCCCTTGAGGCCAAAGGGGTGTGCATGAAAGGAGTAGAACGCAAGAAGGGGCCTTCTTTTGCCTGGACCGGGGAATATTTTGACAATATGAACAAGCGGAGAACCGTTTGTGCCAATGATGCCGTGATGCTGGAATGGAATGTGCACGTTCCGGAGCCTTTGAGGAACCATCCGGTGCTGGTTTGCTGCTGCATGGTTCCGGCCCAGCAGCTTAAGTGCATGGAACAATGTCCGGACGCGGCGCTGGTGCTTTCCGATTCCATGGACAAGTGGCTGCGCCGCCAGCCGGAATTACTGGATGCCGTGATCAGCCGTTCCCATATCACCATGATGAATGAGGATGAGGCGAAGGAATATGCCCAGGCGTCCACCGTCATGGAAGCCGGGGAATTCCTGCTTTCCAAAGGCGCCGCATACGCAGTGGTGAAACAGGGGGAATACGGGGCCACTCTTCTGGGACGGGATGCCGGCGGGAATCTCCGGATTTTCCGTTGTCCCGCCTATCCCCTGAAAACGCTGGTGGACCCAACCGGCGCGGGGGATACGTTCCTGGGGGCTCTGGCCGGCTATTTGTCCACCCTGCCTCCCGGCCTTCCTCCGTTTGAGGAAGTGAAGAGGGGGATTGTGTACGGGACGGTGGCGGCCTCCTTCACCTGCGAGTCCTTTTCGGCAGACGCCCTTCTTTCCATGACAAAAGAGACCTTTCGCCGCCGTCTTGAAGAGTATGCGGAGATGTGCCGACTGCCAGACATCCGGCTCTCTTCCGCAAGTGCCTGTTAA
- a CDS encoding tyrosine recombinase has translation MQTHLERFIRFLAAEKGLSTAYQLSVRQTLEEFARFLEMDNTGLAQTGIDTLSAFLRHLQDRGMARSSMRVEMVHLRIFFRWLAGTGILEKDPSVFLEMPRQGLSLPHVLDQKTVSNLLESIDIQDIPLGCRDRALLEMIYACGMRVSEIINCKLESFDKDEAFVRVLGKGNKTRLVPVGRSALDALQMYLEKGRPKLVRTGTKSHIFLTVRGRPLTRERIRQILRERARAAGLEQHVFPHILRHSFATHLLENGADLRIIQEMLGHADISTTQIYTHLEQQRLNSIHHRFHPRG, from the coding sequence ATGCAAACTCATTTGGAACGCTTCATCCGTTTTCTGGCCGCGGAGAAAGGCCTGAGCACCGCCTACCAGCTTTCCGTGAGACAGACCCTGGAGGAATTTGCCCGGTTTCTGGAAATGGATAATACCGGCCTTGCCCAAACGGGCATCGACACGCTTTCGGCATTTCTGCGGCATTTGCAGGACCGGGGCATGGCCCGCAGCTCCATGCGGGTGGAAATGGTGCATCTGCGTATTTTTTTCCGGTGGCTGGCCGGAACGGGAATACTGGAAAAAGACCCTTCCGTATTTCTGGAAATGCCCCGGCAGGGGTTGTCGCTTCCTCATGTGCTGGATCAGAAAACCGTCTCAAATTTGCTTGAAAGCATTGACATTCAAGATATTCCTCTGGGATGTAGAGACAGAGCGCTTCTGGAGATGATTTACGCCTGCGGGATGCGTGTTAGTGAAATAATTAATTGCAAATTAGAGAGTTTTGATAAAGATGAAGCTTTTGTCCGCGTGCTGGGGAAGGGGAATAAAACCCGGCTGGTGCCCGTAGGGAGATCCGCTTTGGATGCTTTGCAAATGTATTTGGAAAAAGGAAGACCCAAACTGGTCAGGACGGGAACGAAAAGCCACATCTTTCTGACAGTACGCGGCCGTCCGTTGACGAGGGAGCGGATTCGTCAAATTCTCCGGGAACGCGCCAGAGCCGCAGGACTGGAACAGCATGTTTTCCCGCATATCCTGCGTCATTCCTTCGCCACGCATCTTCTGGAAAACGGAGCGGATCTGCGTATTATTCAGGAGATGCTGGGCCATGCCGATATTTCAACCACCCAGATCTATACGCATTTGGAGCAGCAGCGGCTGAACTCGATTCATCACCGCTTTCATCCCAGAGGATAG
- a CDS encoding type I restriction-modification system subunit M — protein MNKQQLASKIWESANKMRSKIEANEYKDYILGFIFYKFLSDKEVKFLKENDWTDDDLPHVTEDDAETVDYIRSNVGYFISYKHLFSTWIDKGSDFNAADVTEALSAFSRLINPSHKKVFDKVFATLETGLSKLGENSGARTKAIRDLLHLIKDIPMDGRQDYDVLGFIYEYLISNFAANAGKKAGEFYTPHEVSLLMSEIVAAHLKDRQQIKIYDPTSGSGSLLINIGKCVARYMGGGDNIKYYAQELKENTYNLTRMNLVMRGILPNNIVTRNGDTLEEDWPYFDDNDPVNTYDPLYVDAVVSNPPYSQSWNPADKESDPRYRFGLAPKGKADYAFLLHDLYHLKPDGIMTIVLPHGVLFRGGTEGAIRRNLVEYNHIDAIIGLPANIFFGTGIPTIIMVLKQKRENTDVLIVDASKGFAKVGKNNVLRACDIKKIVDVVSARADVEKFAKVVSLDEIRGNDYNLNIPRYVDSSDKNERWDIFATMFGGIPLSELADFHEYWAAFPHLKDALFTASGEAHCRLNVANLKSSVLDAADVTAFTARYASSFADFEAFLTTRLLDGMETLNITREKSIISDDVFSRLNGLPLIDKYKAYQLLDDEWKKIAVDLEIIRTEGFASSKQVDPNMVVKTKDGKKQEVQDGWIGHIIPFALVQQTLLAADLARLNAREARLSELAAEYESLLNELSEEDKDKPFVNDEGDAFVPKEVAKAIKSMEVEPETLAVLRKVNALNNEEKSLKKQIKADSTALHLLTKKTIEELTDEQARQMIKLKWIPPVLDSMAGLPSAVIADFIARLLALAGKYETTFTEVDSQIAETESSLVSLLDELTGNEFDMQGIQELKSLLGGSAHE, from the coding sequence ATGAACAAACAACAGCTTGCATCGAAGATTTGGGAGTCTGCCAACAAAATGCGCTCCAAAATTGAAGCCAATGAATACAAGGACTACATTCTCGGCTTCATCTTCTACAAGTTCCTTTCCGACAAGGAAGTCAAGTTCCTGAAAGAGAACGACTGGACAGACGATGATTTGCCCCATGTTACGGAAGATGACGCGGAGACGGTTGACTATATCCGCAGCAATGTAGGTTACTTCATCTCCTATAAACACCTCTTTTCTACATGGATTGACAAGGGCAGCGACTTCAACGCCGCTGATGTGACGGAGGCTCTTTCTGCTTTCAGCCGCCTGATCAATCCCTCTCACAAAAAGGTCTTTGACAAGGTGTTCGCCACCTTGGAAACAGGCCTCTCCAAACTTGGGGAAAACTCCGGTGCCCGCACCAAAGCCATCCGCGACCTCTTGCATCTCATCAAGGATATCCCCATGGATGGGCGGCAGGATTATGATGTCCTGGGGTTTATCTACGAATACCTCATCAGCAACTTTGCTGCAAACGCGGGCAAGAAAGCGGGCGAATTCTACACCCCGCATGAGGTTTCGCTCCTCATGTCGGAAATCGTGGCTGCCCACCTTAAAGACAGGCAGCAAATCAAGATTTATGACCCCACCAGCGGTTCAGGCTCCCTGCTTATCAATATCGGCAAGTGCGTGGCGCGTTACATGGGCGGGGGAGACAACATCAAATACTACGCTCAGGAGCTTAAGGAAAACACCTACAACCTGACCCGCATGAATCTGGTAATGCGGGGGATTTTGCCGAACAATATCGTGACGCGCAACGGCGACACGCTGGAGGAAGATTGGCCGTATTTTGATGATAACGACCCGGTTAACACCTATGACCCGCTCTATGTAGATGCTGTTGTCTCCAACCCTCCCTATTCCCAATCGTGGAATCCCGCAGACAAGGAAAGCGACCCGCGTTACCGCTTTGGGCTTGCCCCGAAAGGCAAGGCTGACTATGCATTCCTGCTGCATGACCTATACCACCTCAAGCCTGACGGCATCATGACGATTGTACTGCCCCATGGCGTCCTGTTCCGTGGCGGTACGGAGGGGGCTATCCGCAGGAATCTGGTGGAATACAACCATATTGACGCTATCATCGGCTTGCCTGCCAACATTTTCTTTGGCACCGGTATTCCCACCATCATTATGGTGCTCAAGCAGAAACGGGAAAATACGGATGTGCTGATTGTGGATGCGTCCAAGGGCTTTGCCAAGGTGGGCAAGAACAATGTCCTCCGCGCGTGCGACATCAAGAAGATTGTGGATGTGGTTTCTGCCCGCGCCGATGTGGAGAAGTTCGCCAAGGTGGTAAGCCTTGATGAAATCCGGGGCAATGACTATAACCTCAATATACCGCGCTATGTCGATTCCTCAGACAAAAACGAACGTTGGGATATTTTCGCTACCATGTTTGGCGGCATCCCCTTGTCTGAACTGGCGGATTTTCATGAGTACTGGGCAGCATTCCCTCATCTGAAAGATGCTCTGTTCACCGCTTCCGGCGAGGCTCATTGCCGCTTGAACGTGGCTAACCTCAAGTCGTCCGTTCTTGACGCCGCTGATGTTACGGCATTTACCGCTCGCTACGCTTCCTCTTTTGCTGATTTTGAAGCATTCCTCACCACCCGATTGCTCGATGGTATGGAAACGCTCAATATCACCAGAGAAAAATCCATCATCAGTGATGATGTTTTCTCTCGCCTGAACGGGCTTCCCCTGATAGACAAATACAAAGCCTACCAGTTGCTGGATGATGAGTGGAAAAAGATTGCCGTGGACCTGGAGATTATCAGGACTGAGGGCTTTGCTTCTTCCAAACAGGTTGACCCCAACATGGTCGTTAAAACCAAGGACGGCAAAAAGCAGGAGGTGCAGGACGGCTGGATTGGACACATTATTCCCTTTGCCCTGGTGCAGCAAACCCTGCTCGCCGCAGACCTAGCCAGGCTGAACGCCAGGGAAGCCCGCTTGAGTGAACTCGCGGCAGAGTATGAATCCTTGCTGAATGAGCTGAGCGAGGAGGATAAGGACAAGCCCTTTGTCAATGATGAGGGCGACGCCTTTGTGCCGAAAGAGGTTGCAAAGGCCATCAAGAGCATGGAGGTTGAGCCGGAAACGCTCGCCGTCCTGCGAAAGGTGAACGCCCTGAATAATGAGGAAAAATCCCTCAAGAAACAAATCAAGGCGGACAGTACCGCGCTCCACCTCCTCACCAAAAAGACCATTGAGGAATTGACGGATGAGCAGGCAAGGCAAATGATTAAGCTCAAGTGGATTCCTCCCGTGCTGGATAGCATGGCCGGGTTGCCCTCCGCTGTCATTGCCGATTTCATTGCCCGACTCCTTGCTTTGGCTGGGAAATATGAAACGACATTCACGGAGGTAGACAGCCAAATCGCTGAGACAGAGTCCTCTCTCGTATCGCTTTTGGATGAATTGACCGGCAACGAGTTCGATATGCAGGGCATTCAGGAACTCAAATCCCTGCTCGGAGGAAGCGCCCATGAATGA
- a CDS encoding iron-containing alcohol dehydrogenase, translating into MYQPFQFFMPAQIFFGAGSLDNLGSAPLPGTKALIVIGGSSVKRLGYLDRVQALLKKQGVESVVFDKVQPNPVVEHVMEASSLARETGCDFVIGLGGGSSMDSAKSIAVMAANPGTYWDYIQGGSGKGLPIPCKPLPIVCITTTAGTGTEADPWTVITKEDTQEKIGFGFKGTFPTMSIVDPELMLSVPPKLTAYQGFDALFHAVEGYMATIASPMGDMFALQAIEYIAKYLPRAVNNGDDLEARAYVALANTYSGFVETISCCTSEHSIEHALSAFHPSLPHGAGLIMISWAYHEAYAPSCPERYARVAAAMGQEASVDGFLNGLNSLKEACGVDKLKMSEFGITPDLFDEYAKTAFSTMGNLFELDRCKLTPADVVSILEKSYS; encoded by the coding sequence ATGTATCAGCCATTTCAATTTTTCATGCCCGCGCAAATCTTTTTTGGCGCGGGTTCTTTGGACAATCTTGGTTCCGCTCCCCTGCCCGGCACCAAGGCCCTGATCGTCATCGGCGGGTCGTCCGTCAAACGCCTCGGGTATCTGGACCGCGTACAGGCTCTTCTGAAAAAACAGGGAGTGGAAAGCGTTGTTTTCGATAAAGTGCAGCCCAACCCCGTGGTGGAGCACGTAATGGAAGCCTCCTCCCTGGCCAGGGAAACGGGCTGTGATTTCGTCATCGGCCTGGGCGGGGGCAGCAGCATGGATTCCGCCAAGAGCATCGCCGTGATGGCGGCCAATCCAGGAACCTACTGGGATTACATCCAGGGAGGTTCCGGCAAGGGGCTTCCCATTCCCTGCAAACCTCTTCCCATCGTCTGCATCACCACTACGGCGGGAACCGGAACGGAGGCGGATCCGTGGACCGTCATCACGAAAGAGGACACGCAGGAGAAGATCGGTTTCGGGTTCAAGGGTACTTTCCCCACCATGTCTATCGTAGATCCGGAGTTGATGCTTTCCGTACCTCCCAAATTAACGGCATACCAGGGGTTTGACGCTTTGTTCCATGCCGTGGAGGGATATATGGCTACAATCGCCTCCCCCATGGGGGACATGTTCGCGCTCCAGGCTATTGAATACATTGCCAAATATCTTCCGCGCGCCGTAAATAACGGGGATGATCTGGAAGCGCGCGCCTATGTGGCGCTGGCCAATACCTATTCCGGGTTTGTGGAAACCATTTCCTGCTGTACGTCGGAACATTCCATTGAACATGCCCTCAGCGCCTTCCATCCTTCCCTGCCCCATGGCGCGGGGCTAATTATGATTTCCTGGGCCTACCATGAAGCCTATGCTCCCTCCTGCCCGGAACGTTACGCAAGAGTTGCCGCAGCCATGGGACAGGAAGCCTCCGTGGACGGTTTCCTGAACGGCTTGAACAGCCTGAAGGAAGCCTGCGGCGTAGACAAGCTGAAGATGTCCGAATTCGGCATTACACCGGATTTATTTGACGAATACGCCAAAACGGCTTTTTCCACCATGGGCAATCTGTTTGAGCTGGACCGTTGCAAGTTGACTCCGGCGGACGTGGTCAGCATCCTGGAGAAATCCTATTCCTAG
- a CDS encoding type I restriction endonuclease subunit R, EcoR124 family — protein sequence MTFTTESAFEEAVIKMLSEHGWESAVLKNYTEKQLIQNWADILFENNRDIDSLNNCPLTEGEMLQILEQIAMLKSPLKLNGFINGQNVTITRDNEADTLHYGKEVSLKIYDRREIAAGQSRYQIVQQPKFPTASPLLNNRRGDLMLLINGMPVIHIELKKSGVPVSQACRQIEKYTAEGVFSGLFSLVQIFVGMTPEETLYFANPGIDGRFNPDYYFHWADVDNEPVNDWKSVISTLLSIPMAHQMIGFYTVADNSDGVLKVMRSYQFFAASKISDKVAQTKWDERNQLGGFVWHTTGSGKTMTSFKSAQLIATSKDADKVIFLMDRIELGTQSLKEYRGFADDSLDVQATENTGELVTKLKSGNPSDTLIVTSIQKMNNIKNEAEGGLKAADIELMSGKRIVFIVDECHRSTFGDMLINIKATFPRAIFFGFSGTPIHEENQKKDNTTTTVFGDELHRYSIADGIRDKNVLGFDPYKVLTYEDSELKTAVALEKAKAHTVEEAYAAPAKAAVFQHYMGLPMPAVYEDETGTKHGIEHYLPNSQYEREEHQQAVIADILKNWVVLSHNGKFHAIFATASIQEAVQYYRRLKAEAPHLKISAIFDANIDNNGHGLMKEQGLVEIIKDYNARYGQDFSIPTFAGMKKDIAARLAHKRPYERIDKSPEQQLDLLIVVDQMLTGFDSKWINTLYLDKMLYYENLIQAFSRTNRLFGLDKPFGTIRYYRKPHTMERNVQQAVKLYSGDKPLGLFVEKLNRNLELLNTIYQDISDLFHQAGIEDFSHLPAEPEECKKFARLFRDLNARMEAAKIQGFRWDKRIYQFADSTMEVALDEHTFNVLSVRYNELFGGGGGESDGHVPDVPYDIPGFPIPISTGAIDNDYMNSRFEKFRKLLGNATEEELQQTEQELHKSFAFLSQEEQKYADIFLHDIKRGDVVPVEGKTFRDYVTEYMAKAQDDRIHRFAAVFGLDETLLRGMMSHRVTEGNINDFGRFDALKATADKKKAKAYFETGSHTPLPPPKVAMKLDKILRDFITNGGFDLP from the coding sequence ATGACTTTTACAACGGAAAGCGCCTTTGAGGAAGCCGTCATTAAGATGTTGTCCGAACACGGATGGGAAAGCGCAGTATTGAAAAACTACACGGAAAAGCAGCTTATCCAAAACTGGGCTGACATCCTGTTCGAGAACAACCGGGACATAGACAGCCTGAATAATTGTCCTTTAACGGAGGGTGAAATGCTGCAAATTCTGGAGCAGATCGCCATGCTCAAATCGCCGTTGAAGCTGAACGGTTTTATCAACGGCCAAAACGTGACGATTACGCGCGATAACGAGGCTGATACCTTACACTACGGCAAGGAGGTTTCCCTCAAGATTTATGACCGCAGGGAAATAGCCGCTGGGCAAAGCCGATACCAGATTGTGCAGCAGCCCAAGTTTCCCACGGCATCCCCCTTGCTCAATAATAGGCGCGGGGATTTGATGCTGTTGATTAACGGCATGCCCGTGATTCATATTGAGCTGAAAAAGAGCGGCGTTCCGGTGAGTCAGGCCTGCCGTCAGATAGAGAAATACACGGCAGAGGGCGTCTTTAGCGGGCTGTTCTCGCTTGTGCAGATATTTGTTGGCATGACACCGGAAGAAACGCTGTATTTCGCCAATCCCGGAATAGACGGGCGCTTTAATCCGGATTACTATTTCCATTGGGCTGATGTGGATAACGAGCCTGTTAATGACTGGAAAAGCGTTATTTCCACCCTGTTGTCAATCCCCATGGCGCACCAGATGATAGGCTTCTATACTGTTGCCGACAATTCGGACGGAGTGTTGAAAGTCATGCGCAGCTATCAGTTTTTTGCCGCCAGCAAAATTTCGGATAAGGTAGCTCAAACAAAATGGGACGAGAGGAACCAGCTTGGCGGTTTTGTGTGGCACACCACGGGTTCAGGCAAAACAATGACCTCTTTCAAGTCTGCCCAGTTGATAGCCACGTCCAAAGACGCGGACAAGGTTATCTTCCTGATGGACAGAATAGAACTGGGAACGCAAAGCCTGAAAGAATACCGGGGCTTTGCCGATGACAGTCTGGATGTTCAGGCAACGGAAAACACGGGCGAACTTGTTACAAAACTGAAAAGCGGCAACCCTTCCGATACGCTCATTGTTACCTCCATTCAGAAGATGAACAACATTAAGAATGAGGCAGAGGGCGGACTGAAAGCGGCTGACATCGAACTGATGAGCGGAAAGCGCATCGTGTTCATTGTGGATGAATGCCATCGTTCCACGTTCGGTGATATGCTCATCAACATCAAAGCCACCTTCCCGCGAGCCATATTCTTTGGTTTTAGCGGAACTCCCATACATGAGGAAAACCAAAAGAAAGACAATACGACGACGACGGTTTTCGGAGATGAGCTGCACCGCTACAGTATTGCCGATGGAATTCGGGATAAGAATGTCCTGGGCTTTGACCCCTACAAGGTCTTAACCTATGAGGACAGCGAGCTGAAAACGGCTGTTGCCTTGGAAAAAGCGAAAGCGCACACAGTAGAGGAAGCCTACGCAGCCCCGGCGAAAGCCGCCGTGTTTCAGCACTACATGGGGTTGCCCATGCCGGCGGTGTATGAAGATGAAACGGGAACGAAGCACGGCATCGAGCATTATCTGCCTAACAGCCAATATGAAAGAGAGGAGCATCAACAGGCTGTCATCGCGGACATTCTGAAAAATTGGGTAGTCTTGAGCCATAATGGCAAGTTCCATGCTATTTTTGCCACAGCCAGCATTCAGGAAGCAGTCCAGTACTACCGGCGCCTGAAAGCAGAAGCCCCGCACCTGAAAATCTCCGCCATCTTTGACGCGAACATCGACAACAACGGCCATGGCCTGATGAAAGAGCAAGGGCTTGTTGAAATCATCAAGGATTACAACGCTCGCTACGGACAGGATTTTTCGATTCCTACCTTTGCCGGAATGAAAAAAGACATTGCTGCAAGGTTGGCGCATAAACGGCCATACGAGCGTATCGACAAATCGCCGGAGCAGCAGTTGGATTTGCTCATTGTGGTGGATCAAATGCTCACGGGCTTTGACTCCAAGTGGATTAACACGCTCTACCTGGATAAGATGCTTTACTATGAAAACCTCATCCAAGCATTTTCCCGCACCAATCGCCTGTTTGGTCTGGATAAGCCTTTCGGCACCATCCGCTATTACCGGAAGCCGCATACCATGGAGCGCAACGTTCAGCAGGCGGTGAAGCTGTACTCCGGCGATAAACCTTTGGGATTGTTCGTGGAGAAACTGAATAGGAATTTGGAATTGCTCAATACTATCTATCAGGATATTTCTGATCTGTTTCATCAGGCCGGAATTGAGGATTTCTCCCACTTGCCTGCGGAGCCGGAAGAATGCAAGAAGTTCGCACGGCTGTTCCGGGATTTGAATGCCCGCATGGAAGCCGCAAAGATTCAAGGCTTCCGTTGGGATAAGCGCATCTATCAGTTTGCAGACTCCACGATGGAGGTTGCTCTGGATGAACACACCTTCAATGTTCTCAGCGTGCGCTACAACGAGCTGTTCGGCGGCGGTGGAGGTGAGAGCGATGGCCATGTGCCAGATGTACCTTACGACATTCCGGGCTTCCCTATCCCGATATCCACCGGCGCAATCGACAATGATTACATGAACTCCCGATTTGAAAAGTTTAGGAAGCTACTGGGCAATGCTACCGAGGAGGAATTGCAGCAGACGGAGCAGGAACTGCATAAGTCCTTTGCGTTCCTTTCCCAAGAAGAGCAGAAGTATGCCGATATTTTCCTGCACGACATTAAGCGTGGTGATGTTGTCCCTGTAGAGGGCAAGACTTTCCGTGACTATGTGACCGAGTACATGGCAAAAGCCCAGGACGACCGCATACACCGCTTTGCCGCCGTGTTTGGTCTGGATGAAACATTGTTGCGCGGCATGATGTCTCATCGGGTGACTGAGGGGAACATCAACGATTTTGGCCGCTTTGATGCATTGAAAGCTACAGCGGATAAGAAAAAGGCCAAAGCCTACTTCGAAACCGGGTCTCACACTCCATTACCCCCACCCAAAGTGGCCATGAAACTGGACAAAATACTCCGGGATTTCATCACAAACGGCGGTTTTGACCTCCCGTAA
- a CDS encoding restriction endonuclease subunit S — protein MNEKSLIPSIRFAGFTDAWERRKLGDLAEFRRGLTYSPRDISTSGIRVLRSSNIDEDSFVLAEDDVYVKETAVCIPLVEKGDILITAANGSSRLVGKHALIIDDKGKMVHGGFMLLAHPYTHSAFVNALMHAPWYSSFIRTNVAGGNGAIGNLNKSDLEEQDIAATSEQEQERIGSLFASLDHLITLHQRKYEKLLNIKKSMLDKMFPKNGELFPEVRFAGFTDAWERQKLGDLVESVPFKQYIASPEPDGKFEIIQQGSEPIIGYGNGIPCEDYAKITIFGDHTVSIYKPQKPFFVATDGTRLLTARVLDGDFFYFLLERYKPIPEGYKRHYTILIERYGCFPSHREQKLIAIFFRNIDHLITLHQRKLEKLQNIKKACLEKMFV, from the coding sequence ATGAATGAGAAATCGTTGATTCCGTCTATCCGCTTTGCCGGATTTACTGACGCATGGGAACGGCGTAAGCTGGGGGATTTAGCGGAGTTTAGAAGAGGGCTAACCTATTCACCAAGAGATATATCAACATCTGGAATCAGGGTATTGCGCTCGTCAAATATAGATGAGGATTCTTTCGTTTTAGCAGAGGATGATGTTTATGTAAAAGAGACGGCTGTGTGCATCCCGCTTGTTGAAAAAGGCGACATTTTAATTACCGCAGCTAATGGCTCAAGCAGATTAGTCGGAAAGCATGCTTTGATTATTGACGATAAGGGTAAAATGGTACACGGCGGGTTCATGCTGCTCGCGCATCCGTATACGCATTCTGCTTTCGTTAATGCTCTTATGCATGCACCCTGGTACTCATCGTTTATCCGCACTAACGTTGCTGGAGGAAATGGAGCTATAGGAAATCTGAATAAAAGCGATTTGGAAGAACAAGATATTGCGGCGACCTCTGAGCAAGAGCAAGAAAGAATCGGTTCCTTGTTTGCCTCCCTCGACCATCTCATCACCCTTCATCAGCGTAAGTATGAAAAGCTCCTTAACATCAAAAAATCGATGTTGGACAAAATGTTCCCGAAAAATGGTGAGCTTTTCCCCGAAGTTCGCTTTGCCGGATTTACTGACGCATGGGAACGGCAGAAGCTGGGGGATTTGGTAGAGTCTGTTCCGTTTAAGCAGTATATAGCATCACCTGAACCTGACGGAAAATTCGAAATTATCCAACAAGGAAGTGAGCCTATTATTGGATATGGAAACGGAATCCCTTGTGAAGATTATGCAAAGATAACGATTTTCGGAGACCATACAGTTTCAATCTACAAACCACAAAAGCCCTTTTTTGTAGCCACTGATGGCACAAGACTCCTTACAGCAAGAGTTCTAGATGGAGATTTTTTTTATTTCCTCTTGGAGCGATACAAACCAATCCCTGAAGGATATAAGCGGCATTACACGATATTGATTGAAAGGTATGGATGTTTTCCTTCCCATCGAGAGCAAAAGTTAATTGCCATATTTTTTAGGAACATCGACCACCTCATCACCCTTCATCAGCGTAAGTTGGAAAAACTGCAAAACATCAAGAAAGCCTGTCTGGAAAAAATGTTTGTTTAA